ATCCGATTTGTTGAGAGAACTGCTTTCTTCTCCTTCTTCTAATCCGATTGAAATGGAATTGGAACAGAATATTATAGATTCGTTATATGAATTAAGATCTGTCCAATGGGATCCAAAAAATTCTAAGGATAGACTCAAATTTTTAGAGGCATTTTTTAAACAAACCGGAGGAGAGATCAAAGTCCGAAAAGGCCAATATCTAACCGGCGGGATTACGGTATCTTCTCTGCAACCTATGCGCCCTATTCCATTCCGACATGTATACATTTTGGGTTTAGGAGAAGGTCTATTTCCCGGAACAGACGATACATCTGCATTCAATCTCAGACATTTGGCTCCGAGAGAAGGGGATATAAATGTAAGAGGGCTAAATCAGTCCTTATTATACGAAACAATCTTATCTGCAAAACAAAGTCTGGTTTTATCTTTTGTAGCGGAAGATATTACGAAAGATGAAAGTATTGCTCCTTCTTCCTCCTTACTTTTGCTAGAACAAGCCTTAAAGGAGAATGTATTAGCTCCTGAAACTTCTGTTAGGATCAAGATCCCATTAAACAAACATAGCAAGGAATATTTTATACAAAAAGAAAGTTCCGCTTTAAAGTTTGCGGAGAAGTTCCGTAAAAGTTTCGATCTTTCTTCTTCTCTATTATATGGAAAAGAAGAAGATAAAGAATATTATCGTAAAACTGTGCTTGGGAATTTCCAGGCAAGTCCTCCTGCAAAAAAGGAAATTCCAAATCTGGAAACTATAGATTGGAATGATCTGGTTCGATTTGCAAAATCCCCTCTTTCTTATCATTTGCAGAGAAGATTCCGATTGTACTCGGAAGAAATTTCAGAAGCAGAAACCGCAACAGAAGAACCATTTCGAATTTCGGATAATTTCAAATTTATGAAAGAGTTATGGTCTTATTCTATGAAAAAGACCGAAAAAGAACTCCAAAATTCTTTGAGCGGACTATTCTCAATTTGGGAGAAAAGAGGAAATATCCCAAGAGGAATTTACGGAGATGCTGAATTTTTAACAAAATCGGAAAAGGTGGGGAAAATTTCAGAGACAGTCGCTGAAATACTTTCGGATTCGGAAATTTTGTCCGGATTTACATTCGGAGAATCTACCAAAAAAGGGAATTTACTCTCTTTACCAATGATTCCATTAGAAATTTCGAATGTATCTAAAATCAGTATAAACGGTCTTAAAGAAGATGTTTTCTTAAAAAAGGAAGCGGATGATACCCTTTCACTCGTTCTTATATATCCGAATTCAAAGAAAAAGTTTAAGAATTTAATCGAACCATTTTTGATCCAATCTTTGCTGGATCTTATTCCTTCTAAAAACACTCCCAAATCGGTAACTGCAATTTTTGGGTATGGAGATAAGCCTAGTATCTCGAATATGAATCGAGAAGAAGGAGGAATATATCGTAAAAAATTCCTCTTTGATCTGGTTCAAGAATTCCTCAACCAGTCTACATCTTTAATCTCCCCTGGTATCTGGGAAGATTTTCCCGATAGAACAGAAATTGATCTAAACGATTCCAAAAATTTAAATTTACTCTCCGAGGAATATAAAACTTGGGCGCAAGAATCAGTTCAGTACGATCCTGAAATTTATTTGGATGAGATCATCCGACTTCTGCCCTACTCTCAAAATTATATAAGTGAAAAGGATTTTTATCTCTGCTTAAAACTTTATCATCCATTGGAAAAGGTTTTTTATGCAGAAAAGTAAATTGGAAACCGCGACCGGTTCTTTTGCCGACCAAATCGATATTACTAAAAACGGTTTTATTGGTGCTTCTGCCGGGACAGGAAAAACACATACGATTGTATTTTTAGTTCTGAAAATATTAAAAGACTCATTTAAGAAATCTCTCGATTCAGATAAAATTCCTTTCGGAATAGAATCTATATTAGTACTTACTTATACAGATAAGGCAGCATCTGAATTAAAAGGAAGGATCCGTGCTGAGTTAAAGAATACGATCCTGAAATTAGAAAAAATAGAATCCCCAAGCGAAGAAGAATCCAAAGAACTGGATTATTTTTTAAACCAGGCTTCTCGTTTAGACCAGGCCTATATTTCTACCATCCATGGATTCGCTCATAAGATCTTAAAAGAATATTCTTTGGAATCAGGTAGCTCCGAAAATTCAGAATTAGTGGAAGAGTATTCCGCAGTTTCGAAAGCATTGTATAGAAGAATGCGTAATGAGTTCAGCGGAAAATATCCTAAAGAACTTTTGCCTTTTATACTCTCTCAAGCAAATCGTTTTTATAATGACGGATTCCAAGGAACTACTTGGGAAAATTTTGTATCCAGTCTCGCAGTGAAAAAGGTTTCTTCTCCTGATTCTATCCAACTTCTTCCTCGCCCTCAAAAGTTTCCTGAGATCGGTTCAATCAGAAATGTATTTTTGGAAATCCAATCTATTCTTCCCAAATTTTTAGAGTTCCAGGATTCTTTTAGAAAGAAGGTCAATTCAAATAAGTACAAAGCTCTTTCTAATCGCCAGATGGAATTTCAAGATTCTCTAAAAAAGCTCTTAGATTTTTCAGAACCATTTTCCCCTTTCCCATTTACACTTGCACTTAAGAAAATACTGGATCTCAAAAGAGGAGAAAGTTCCGGTATAGAATCTATTCTTCTTTCCGACGAAGAGTTAAAAACTGCAACCGGCGAATCAGGATATCTTTCTTATACATTAGAAAGAGAGAAGATCCGAAAACTTTCTTTAAACTTAAGCACATTAGAATCTTCTCTTTCTTCTTTCCTAATTTCTCTCGCAGAAGATATTGCAGAAGATTCAGTTAAGATCAAAGATGAAGAAAATTCGATCACATACGGAGATATGATTTTAGGACTTTCTAATTCTTTGGAAAAAAATCCGGAGTTGGTCTCTGAATTAAAGAAACGTTTTCGTTTTGGGATTATTGATGAATTCCAGGATACTGATCCTGACCAATATAATATTTTCAGAATATTATTCTTAGAAAAATTCAGCAACTCTGAAACTGAAGGGAAACTTTTCCTGATTGGGGACGCAAAACAGTCCATTTACGGTTTCAGGGGAGCAGACTTAGGCACTTATTTAGCTGCAAAAAGAGAATTTGATACCGGAGGGGAATTTGCAGACTCTTCTATCGTTTATCCGGAGTTGGATACAAATCGTAGATCTTTACCTGAACTTATTGCATCCTATAATTCTATTTTCGGAAGTAAAAAAGGAGAATGGTTCCCGATTGAAGAAACAGGATTTTTACCTATAGAATACGTGAATGTAAAATCTCCTGAAATTCCGGGAAAAGCAATTTTATATTCAGATAAAAGTAATCGTGCTGCTTTAAATGTATTCTCTCTTTCCAAAGAAAGCAATGCGGATCGATTAAAAGACCAATACTCCAAATTTTTAGCGGAAGAAATAATTCATATAGTTTCCGAGAAGTCGGAAGTATACATTAAAAAAGAAGGATATCCTTTCCCCGAAAAACTAAGTTGGTCGGACATTTCTGTTTTAGTCAGAGGAGAAAATGATTCTGAATTTTTAAAAAGACAATTCAAAGCTCGTGGAATTCCGTATACATATCCCAAACAAACCGGATTATTCGGATCGGCTGAGGCAATCCGAGCAAGAGAGATCTTGAAATGTTTGGACGAAGAAGGAAGCAGAGATTCATTTTATAAATTACTAATATCCGATCTATTTTGTGTGAGACCGGAAGATCTGCAAAATTATGAGGAATATCCGATCGAGTCTGGAGAAAAAAGGCTTTTAGAGAACTGGAGAAAATTCTCTCGCAAAAAAGATTTCCCAGGCCTTTTTAGTTCCATTTTGACAGAAAGTAAATTAGCTTCTCCCCTTCCGGAGGAGTCCAGACAGGATTGGGAAAGAAAGATCACGAACTTTAAACAGATTTTCTTTTTCTTAACCGAAAGAGCATCCAAGTCCGATCAAACTTTAGGAGAGCTAATCACATATTTGGAATCCAAAATGGTATCCAAAGAAAATGAAAAAGATTATTTAGAAAAAGATTCTGAAGAGGATCGAGTCAAAATTTTCACTATCCATTCTTGTAAGGGTTTAGAATTTCCGATCGTGTTTTTATTCGGAGGATTTTCCGGTTGGGGTACACAAAGAAAAAAATTCTCCGAATATAGAGAAGGCGAAAAACGTATTATAGATCTGGAAAATAATAAGGAAGAGATTTCAGTTTTCAATACGATTAATGAAGATAAAAGATTGTACTACGTTGCTTTAACTCGGGCAATGTACAAATTTTATTTCCCATTATTAGCAGAACCCGATCCAAAACGTCCTTTGGAATTATTCCGAAGATCATTTCATGCGGCAAGCTCTGAATTTCCTCAAAATTCTTCTGTGGCCAGATTTTGGGAAAATGAGGATGGAAAATACGAACAGGAATGGATTAGAGATCATAAGACTATTTCCGGATTAACAACTAGCCCAACAAAAGAAGAAGGCCCTGAAATTTTACGTTCCATAGAGATCTGGCCGGAAAAAGCAGAAAAAAGAAAAATTATCTTAGAAAGTTATTCTTCCTTAGATTCATTTTTTACTTCGGAAGGACTCGGATTCCAGGTTTCCGAAACTAGATCATTCAAAACGGACGAAACACCTGAGGACTCCAAGGAAGAGGAACTTCCCTCTTCCAATAAAATGGGAAACTTACTCCATCAACTTCTGGAAACAGAGGATTTTAATGTTTATAGAAATGCAAAATCTACAAAACAAATCCCTGAGAATAATCTAAAATCATATAAGAATATTTTAAAGT
This region of Leptospira andrefontaineae genomic DNA includes:
- a CDS encoding exodeoxyribonuclease V subunit gamma, translating into MSILVHSSDNLADLSEALSESLREEISRQDGLYSPTVIIPNKSMETWLNLDLVQRFGVVFNIRFLFLEKYLEELVLEKFSPEIDPKSRPFLQGESRKFQIYETLLRDQEFLQKYPILKNYLLPSGRKTPDPVRLLDLSGRLAKYFKDYELHRQDWIRNWLGEKYSLLRLPGEDIWEEVATQSEIFFFQKELYSYLTSSDLSKETLIQYSMRNLGLESKVKKHSPKNVYLFALSQLSSTYIAIFQNLLPEIHLEVFQFGVPDGELVSGTERNQICRNWANSFRSLKKSWEISGAEFSHSKKKEKQTRTVLSEFKEYLGRSEYKSQSRLLPDESLQILEAPGKVREVEAVFHHILSILSESKETKLTDFGIFCSDLSEYRAALEFVFEGGIQAKLGEKSGSSIKTLPYSIRDVLASETSAYISGILSLFTLLSKERSRADIFKLLRNPCFQSKWEVEPSLVEEWARLSEDLELYQDDSLSEDQPLSFSFRKGFLRLAAGNILSAEEEEDLPVSPFDSGAGYSVSTWIGLWKRVSFLLEEFSSLVSDPKSSGEKILDSLSDLLRELLSSPSSNPIEMELEQNIIDSLYELRSVQWDPKNSKDRLKFLEAFFKQTGGEIKVRKGQYLTGGITVSSLQPMRPIPFRHVYILGLGEGLFPGTDDTSAFNLRHLAPREGDINVRGLNQSLLYETILSAKQSLVLSFVAEDITKDESIAPSSSLLLLEQALKENVLAPETSVRIKIPLNKHSKEYFIQKESSALKFAEKFRKSFDLSSSLLYGKEEDKEYYRKTVLGNFQASPPAKKEIPNLETIDWNDLVRFAKSPLSYHLQRRFRLYSEEISEAETATEEPFRISDNFKFMKELWSYSMKKTEKELQNSLSGLFSIWEKRGNIPRGIYGDAEFLTKSEKVGKISETVAEILSDSEILSGFTFGESTKKGNLLSLPMIPLEISNVSKISINGLKEDVFLKKEADDTLSLVLIYPNSKKKFKNLIEPFLIQSLLDLIPSKNTPKSVTAIFGYGDKPSISNMNREEGGIYRKKFLFDLVQEFLNQSTSLISPGIWEDFPDRTEIDLNDSKNLNLLSEEYKTWAQESVQYDPEIYLDEIIRLLPYSQNYISEKDFYLCLKLYHPLEKVFYAEK
- a CDS encoding UvrD-helicase domain-containing protein, which codes for MQKSKLETATGSFADQIDITKNGFIGASAGTGKTHTIVFLVLKILKDSFKKSLDSDKIPFGIESILVLTYTDKAASELKGRIRAELKNTILKLEKIESPSEEESKELDYFLNQASRLDQAYISTIHGFAHKILKEYSLESGSSENSELVEEYSAVSKALYRRMRNEFSGKYPKELLPFILSQANRFYNDGFQGTTWENFVSSLAVKKVSSPDSIQLLPRPQKFPEIGSIRNVFLEIQSILPKFLEFQDSFRKKVNSNKYKALSNRQMEFQDSLKKLLDFSEPFSPFPFTLALKKILDLKRGESSGIESILLSDEELKTATGESGYLSYTLEREKIRKLSLNLSTLESSLSSFLISLAEDIAEDSVKIKDEENSITYGDMILGLSNSLEKNPELVSELKKRFRFGIIDEFQDTDPDQYNIFRILFLEKFSNSETEGKLFLIGDAKQSIYGFRGADLGTYLAAKREFDTGGEFADSSIVYPELDTNRRSLPELIASYNSIFGSKKGEWFPIEETGFLPIEYVNVKSPEIPGKAILYSDKSNRAALNVFSLSKESNADRLKDQYSKFLAEEIIHIVSEKSEVYIKKEGYPFPEKLSWSDISVLVRGENDSEFLKRQFKARGIPYTYPKQTGLFGSAEAIRAREILKCLDEEGSRDSFYKLLISDLFCVRPEDLQNYEEYPIESGEKRLLENWRKFSRKKDFPGLFSSILTESKLASPLPEESRQDWERKITNFKQIFFFLTERASKSDQTLGELITYLESKMVSKENEKDYLEKDSEEDRVKIFTIHSCKGLEFPIVFLFGGFSGWGTQRKKFSEYREGEKRIIDLENNKEEISVFNTINEDKRLYYVALTRAMYKFYFPLLAEPDPKRPLELFRRSFHAASSEFPQNSSVARFWENEDGKYEQEWIRDHKTISGLTTSPTKEEGPEILRSIEIWPEKAEKRKIILESYSSLDSFFTSEGLGFQVSETRSFKTDETPEDSKEEELPSSNKMGNLLHQLLETEDFNVYRNAKSTKQIPENNLKSYKNILKSYGYGNGSEQLELFAKRISELFWNTLRTPLSHSKENISLSEIPPSERKHEVDFFLKIPEQTGASDLLKGTLDLIFLSEGKYWILDWKSNLLSSDFGEDPYSEAHLKEKIQESYSLQMAIYSVVLDDWLRFKYGNGYDPKLLGGMYFVFLRGTGPNRPGRGIFYQDIDPEFVKVSKEKIKETLDLKNRISAEKE